A genomic segment from Sander vitreus isolate 19-12246 chromosome 3, sanVit1, whole genome shotgun sequence encodes:
- the LOC144515917 gene encoding uncharacterized protein LOC144515917: MGVGGGCYEAKSVGRACLQQIETRSSQRTTHKARADHESKAIKPGLKSRPSKARPVRVHSSKKDIVQENAYQSHFLPEIQDDSWITCHESWITCQQTELIFKPSVNDRETESRESSVGVREHKALKKVPTTPGSSTRIEFDIVTPKKEDKGGLQEAGAAECSPSSPAEDSPGSQHTKPKAINIQRSCKQARRRFNNTSTKRKRVKDQKPCCLGLYCSMCEKELLPVVHGNI, translated from the exons ATGGGTGTTGGAG GTGGATGCTATGAAGCCAAGAGTGTAGGGAGAGCCTGTCTTCAGCAGATTGAGACCAGGAGCAGCCAGAGGACGACTCACAAGGCCAGAGCAGATCATGAGTCAAAAGCAATAAAGCCGGGTTTGAAGAGCAGACCATCCAAAGCCAGACCTGTCAGAGTACACAGCTCAAAAAAAGACATCGTCCAAGAGAATGCTTATCAGTCACATTTTTTGCCAGAGATTCAGGATGATAGCTGGATTACCTGCCATGAAAGCTGGATTACCTGCCAGCAGACAGAGCTAATCTTTAAACCAAGTGTAAATGACAGAGAGACTGAGTCAAGAGAGTCGTCTGTGGGTGTGAGGGAACACAAAGCTCTTAAAAAAGTGCCTACCACACCTGGTAGTTCCACAAGGATTGAGTTTGACATTGTGACTcccaaaaaagaagacaaagggGGTCTGCAAGAAGCTGGAGCAGCAGAATGTAGTCCTAGTAGTCCAGCAGAGGATAGTCCAGGAAGTCAGCACACAAAACCAAAAG CTATAAACATACAGAGATCCTGCAAGCAGGCGCGCAGAAGATTTAACAATACCTCTACAAAAAGAAAG AGAGTCAAAGACCAAAAGCCATGCTGTTTGGGACTCTActgttctatgtgtgaaaaggAACTACTTCCTGTGGTACATGGTAATATCTGA